A stretch of the Peribacillus sp. ACCC06369 genome encodes the following:
- a CDS encoding UDP-glucose/GDP-mannose dehydrogenase family protein — protein MKIAVLGTGYVGLSTGVCLSEIGHSVICIDTDEQKIKSLRQGISPIYEPGLENLLAQNATAGRLLFTTSHREALNGAEIIIIAVGTPQMEDGGADLSYIVQAAKDIAANLVQSSVVVIKSTVPVGTNDFIKEIIDEHCEEKVTFNMVSNPEFLRQGSAVMDTMQPDRIIIGSENKEAAKKVQEMYRPLNVQFILTSIRSAEMIKYASNAFLATKISFINEVANLCGAVGADVKDVATGMGKDKRIGEAFLQPGIGYGGSCFPKDVKALLHTANLNGVHFSLLKETVAINDFQQELLVTKAINRLGDLKGKKVAMLGLAFKPETDDMREAPSIKIARSLTKLGAEVVAYDPVAIDNAKNILRDTIRFASSVREATLDADAVFIVTEWDEFKHLDLETLMNTMSQPIVFDGRNFLEEDQIRACKKIEYYPIGRPAIVIGMNG, from the coding sequence ATGAAAATAGCTGTTTTGGGTACAGGTTATGTCGGGCTGTCCACTGGTGTTTGTTTGTCAGAAATAGGGCATAGTGTCATTTGTATCGATACTGATGAACAGAAAATTAAAAGTCTACGTCAAGGGATTTCTCCAATTTATGAACCGGGTCTGGAGAATTTGCTTGCTCAAAATGCTACAGCAGGTAGACTCCTATTTACAACATCTCATCGAGAAGCGCTAAATGGTGCCGAGATTATCATCATTGCTGTAGGAACACCGCAAATGGAGGATGGGGGAGCAGATTTATCGTATATTGTGCAAGCCGCGAAGGATATTGCTGCGAACCTAGTACAGAGTTCTGTAGTCGTTATAAAGAGTACTGTGCCAGTTGGTACGAATGATTTTATCAAGGAAATTATAGATGAACATTGTGAAGAAAAGGTAACCTTTAATATGGTTTCGAATCCTGAATTTTTAAGACAAGGGTCAGCTGTTATGGATACGATGCAACCAGATCGAATCATCATAGGTTCTGAAAATAAAGAGGCGGCTAAGAAAGTACAAGAAATGTATCGTCCGTTAAATGTACAATTTATACTAACAAGTATTAGAAGTGCGGAAATGATTAAGTATGCTTCTAATGCTTTTTTGGCGACTAAGATTAGCTTTATCAATGAGGTTGCCAATTTATGCGGAGCAGTCGGTGCAGATGTTAAAGATGTAGCAACGGGAATGGGAAAAGATAAAAGGATTGGAGAAGCGTTTTTACAGCCCGGTATTGGTTATGGAGGGTCTTGTTTTCCAAAGGATGTTAAAGCTTTGCTTCATACTGCCAATTTAAATGGCGTACATTTTTCCCTATTAAAAGAAACAGTAGCGATAAATGATTTTCAGCAGGAACTTCTTGTAACGAAAGCGATAAATCGCTTGGGGGATTTAAAAGGGAAAAAGGTTGCAATGCTTGGTCTTGCTTTCAAGCCAGAGACAGACGATATGAGGGAAGCACCATCAATCAAAATTGCGCGTTCATTAACCAAACTGGGAGCAGAAGTGGTAGCTTATGATCCAGTTGCAATAGATAATGCCAAGAACATATTAAGGGATACAATTAGATTTGCCAGCTCAGTCCGCGAAGCGACATTGGATGCGGATGCTGTATTTATTGTCACGGAATGGGATGAGTTTAAACATTTAGATCTGGAGACATTGATGAACACAATGAGCCAACCCATTGTTTTTGATGGTAGAAATTTTCTTGAAGAAGATCAAATCAGAGCTTGCAAGAAAATTGAATATTATCCAATAGGAAGACCAGCAATTGTTATTGGAATGAATGGTTAG
- the galU gene encoding UTP--glucose-1-phosphate uridylyltransferase GalU, with protein sequence MKIRKAIIPAAGLGTRFLPATKAQAKEMLPIVDKPTIQYIVEEAVASGIEEIIIIIGRGKRSIEDHFDKSYELEDALLRKNQLDILEEVQKISSLANIYYVRQKEPKGLGHAILCAKSFIGNEPFAVLLGDDIVMSETPCLKQIINVFEYCNSSVVAVQNVPEKDVSKYGIIKPKGTMIEPNLFHIDSLVEKPKREEAPSRYAIMGRYVLRPEIFETLSKLPIGHGNELQLTDAINELNKQQAVLAYNFEGNRYDIGDKVGFIKATIDFALRRDDIRDEVLSYLRDVNKKENQIITRELE encoded by the coding sequence ATGAAAATCCGAAAGGCCATTATTCCGGCCGCAGGCCTCGGGACTCGATTTTTGCCTGCAACAAAAGCTCAGGCCAAGGAAATGCTGCCGATTGTTGATAAACCAACGATTCAATATATTGTAGAAGAAGCAGTAGCTTCAGGTATAGAGGAAATTATTATCATAATCGGTAGAGGAAAAAGATCAATAGAGGATCATTTTGATAAATCCTATGAGCTGGAAGATGCACTTTTACGAAAAAATCAGCTCGATATTTTAGAGGAAGTTCAGAAAATATCTAGTTTGGCAAATATCTATTATGTCCGCCAAAAGGAACCGAAGGGGCTAGGACATGCAATTCTTTGCGCGAAAAGCTTCATTGGAAATGAACCTTTTGCAGTTTTGTTAGGAGATGACATCGTTATGTCTGAAACACCTTGTCTGAAACAAATCATCAATGTTTTTGAGTATTGCAACAGCTCCGTCGTAGCTGTTCAGAACGTACCGGAAAAGGATGTCAGTAAATATGGCATTATTAAGCCAAAAGGGACGATGATTGAGCCTAACCTTTTTCATATCGATTCTTTGGTGGAAAAGCCGAAAAGGGAAGAGGCTCCTTCCAGATATGCGATAATGGGGCGTTATGTTTTAAGGCCTGAGATTTTTGAAACACTATCAAAGCTTCCAATTGGACATGGTAATGAATTACAACTTACTGATGCCATAAATGAGCTAAATAAGCAGCAGGCCGTATTAGCATATAACTTTGAAGGAAATCGATATGATATTGGTGATAAAGTCGGATTTATTAAGGCAACAATAGACTTTGCCTTGCGCAGGGATGATATAAGAGACGAGGTTCTTTCCTATTTAAGGGATGTAAATAAGAAAGAAAACCAGATTATAACGAGAGAGCTTGAATAA
- a CDS encoding glycosyltransferase, translated as MTTNHTPLLTVHLFVSKRNSGDGLEEMLMRLAESGITVKVYGPEDPLLDINPKNPRVYVSLGTGWEEFKALYSLPAHEKKRWLHFNSPAEIQPFNLFYCWLKHTDPLPENKTLPSTHFSSDTPLVSVFTASYKSKEKIQRPYRSLLNQTYSNWEWVIVDDSGDDDETYNEDLLPLDDPRVRRYRQDSRNGYIGAIKRYAAGLCTGEILVEVDHDDDLTPDCLKKIVEAFQQHPECGFAYGDCAEVHVGSHNAHWYGWDCGFGYSIHYRVWVHEMNRWQNVQRHTTINGNTIRHLVGLPNHPRAWRRDFYHLIGGHREELLVADDYDMLVRTFLCTKYVSIPDLLYIQYRNENGDNSTFQRNRQIQILVKELNSYYHQRIRTRLEELDLPEGVPYSRVWETTTDNPARKTAHIINEELSRVSILFPIPHSCPTNDHTQLFKTLQKGIDTNFKDIEVVVVGRIPAELETFASVAPMGAIRWWPMEENDSLETCIQYAKFCSSCTEKVVVMPEPQ; from the coding sequence ATGACAACCAATCATACTCCACTTTTGACAGTCCATCTTTTTGTTTCCAAGAGGAATTCAGGGGATGGATTGGAAGAAATGCTCATGAGACTGGCTGAAAGTGGCATCACAGTGAAGGTGTATGGACCTGAAGATCCATTATTGGATATAAATCCTAAAAATCCTCGTGTTTATGTTTCATTGGGAACGGGGTGGGAGGAATTTAAGGCACTGTATTCCTTACCTGCTCACGAGAAAAAACGTTGGTTACATTTCAATTCTCCAGCAGAAATTCAACCATTCAATTTATTTTACTGCTGGCTCAAACATACCGATCCTCTCCCAGAAAATAAAACACTACCTTCGACTCATTTTTCTTCAGATACTCCCTTAGTGTCCGTGTTCACAGCAAGTTACAAGTCCAAAGAAAAAATTCAGCGACCTTATCGTTCTCTATTGAATCAGACGTACTCCAATTGGGAATGGGTTATTGTAGACGACTCCGGTGATGATGATGAGACATACAACGAAGACTTACTCCCTCTAGACGATCCCCGTGTGAGGAGGTATCGCCAAGATTCCCGTAATGGCTACATAGGGGCAATCAAACGGTATGCGGCAGGTCTATGTACAGGGGAAATTTTAGTGGAAGTAGATCATGATGATGACCTTACTCCTGACTGTCTAAAGAAAATCGTCGAGGCATTTCAACAACACCCTGAATGTGGCTTTGCTTATGGGGATTGTGCAGAGGTGCACGTAGGGAGCCATAATGCTCATTGGTATGGTTGGGATTGTGGTTTTGGATACAGTATACATTATCGAGTCTGGGTACATGAAATGAATCGATGGCAAAATGTGCAAAGACACACTACCATCAATGGGAACACCATCCGTCATTTGGTTGGTTTACCGAATCATCCTCGTGCGTGGAGGAGGGATTTTTACCATCTGATTGGAGGACACCGCGAAGAACTATTGGTTGCAGACGATTACGACATGCTAGTTCGGACGTTTCTTTGTACGAAGTATGTATCGATTCCCGATTTACTCTATATCCAATATCGAAATGAAAATGGGGATAACTCTACCTTTCAGAGAAATAGGCAGATTCAAATCCTCGTAAAAGAACTGAACAGTTATTATCATCAGAGAATCCGCACAAGGTTGGAAGAACTGGATTTACCCGAGGGTGTGCCGTATAGTCGTGTATGGGAGACAACTACAGATAATCCCGCACGAAAAACTGCTCATATCATTAATGAGGAATTATCTAGGGTTTCCATCCTATTTCCCATTCCTCACTCCTGTCCTACAAATGATCATACCCAGTTATTTAAGACTCTTCAAAAGGGAATTGATACCAATTTTAAAGATATCGAAGTCGTAGTTGTTGGCCGTATTCCTGCAGAACTTGAAACCTTTGCGTCGGTGGCTCCGATGGGAGCCATCCGATGGTGGCCGATGGAGGAGAATGATTCATTAGAAACGTGTATCCAATATGCTAAGTTTTGCTCTTCTTGTACGGAGAAAGTAGTAGTAATGCCTGAACCTCAATAA